One window of Athalia rosae chromosome 2, iyAthRosa1.1, whole genome shotgun sequence genomic DNA carries:
- the LOC105693156 gene encoding uncharacterized protein LOC105693156 yields the protein MTNLEGYQLLHPELLTEETLLEILKDRCIEVPKLKSKSKTEMVEIFKRVALPLPQRKCSTGTPVRKRSLGLPNGRDAQEATSMRIAKMSLDTSPTHSSNESLSTTNSSKSRIIRLSKSSPTTETSPDTNKRKSEKNSSEPVHSHKRQKITWP from the exons atgACAAATCTGGAGGGCTATCAACTCCTACATCCTGAGTTACTTACGGAAGAAACTCTGTTAGAAATCTTGAAGGAT AGATGCATTGAAGTACCCAAACTCAAATCCAAGAGCAAAACTGAAATGGTTGAGATATTCAAACGAGTAGCATTACCGCTACCCCAAAGGAAGTGCAGCACGGGCACTCCTGTGCGGAAAAGATCTCTTGGCCTGCCTAATGGCAGAGATGCTCAGGAAGCCACCTCAAT GAGAATTGCTAAAATGTCATTGGATACTTCACCAACTCACAGTAGTAACGAAAGCCTCTCCACCACAAATAGTTCAAAATCACGAATAATTCGTCTGTCAAAGTCATCTCCAACTACAGAAACTTCTCCTGATACTAATAAACGAAAATCTGAGAAA AATTCTTCAGAACCAGTTCATTCTCATAAGCGGCAAAAAATCACATGGCCTTGA